The following proteins are co-located in the Camelina sativa cultivar DH55 chromosome 12, Cs, whole genome shotgun sequence genome:
- the LOC104731771 gene encoding transcriptional regulator SUPERMAN-like, producing the protein MNGGAWMWNPNKIEESEEDDESWEVKAFEQDTKGNISGTTWPPRSYTCNFCRREFRSAQALGGHMNVHRRDRASSRAHQGPTAAAASRSGGGTLLNSCAPPLPTTLIIQSTASNIEGLSHFYQLQNPSGIFGNSGDMVNLYGTTSFPSSNLPFSVLNSPGEVPPRLIEYSTGDDESIGSMKETTGTSVDELDLELRLGQNPP; encoded by the coding sequence ATGAACGGTGGTGCATGGATGTGGAACCCTAACAAAATTGAAGAATCGGAGGAAGATGATGAGTCTTGGGAAGTCAAAGCCTTCGAGCAAGACACTAAAGGCAACATCTCTGGTACCACATGGCCTCCAAGATCTTACACTTGCAATTTCTGCCGCCGGGAGTTCCGTTCTGCTCAAGCCTTAGGCGGTCACATGAATGTCCACCGCCGTGACCGCGCCTCATCTAGGGCTCATCAAGGTCCCACCGCTGCGGCTGCATCTAGAAGCGGCGGCGGGACGTTACTCAATTCTTGTGCTCCGCCGTTGCCTACGACACTTATAATCCAATCCACGGCGAGTAACATTGAAGGTCTGTCTCATTTCTACCAGTTGCAAAACCCTAGTGGCATTTTTGGTAATTCCGGTGATATGGTGAATCTTTATGGTACGACTTCGTTTCCTTCGAGCAACCTTCCGTTTTCGGTGTTGAATTCTCCGGGGGAGGTTCCTCCTCGGCTTATAGAATATTCAACAGGAGACGATGAGAGCATTGGCTCGATGAAAGAGACGACAGGTACATCGGTGGATGAGCTTGATCTTGAACTTCGACTAGGGCAAAATCCACCGTGA